One window of Jannaschia sp. CCS1 genomic DNA carries:
- a CDS encoding SUF system Fe-S cluster assembly protein yields the protein MTEPTPQMEGAPLIAPSSTDHPLYDNVVEACRSVYDPEIPVNIYDLGLIYTIDIGAENEVSIIMTLTAPGCPVAGEMPGWLADAVEPLDGVKQVDVQITWEPPWGMDMMSDEARLELGFM from the coding sequence ATGACCGAGCCGACACCCCAGATGGAAGGCGCGCCGCTGATCGCGCCCTCAAGCACCGATCACCCCCTCTACGACAATGTGGTAGAGGCGTGCCGGTCTGTCTATGATCCTGAAATCCCAGTGAATATCTACGACCTTGGTTTGATCTACACGATCGACATCGGGGCCGAGAATGAGGTGTCCATCATCATGACGCTCACGGCGCCGGGCTGTCCCGTGGCCGGTGAAATGCCCGGCTGGCTCGCCGATGCGGTCGAGCCGCTGGACGGCGTGAAGCAAGTCGACGTGCAGATCACGTGGGAGCCGCCCTGGGGCATGGACATGATGTCCGATGAGGCGCGCCTTGAACTGGGCTTCATGTAG
- a CDS encoding DUF3307 domain-containing protein: MAAYTFAALFLAHVIADYVLQTTWMVVNKKRPIAMAAHIGLVLGTMCATTLTLNPWFLALAALHLWIDIIKTYAMPEGLGAYVADQVLHVASIAGIALLAPQIWPMSPLADVDNLPLYYMIIGGVLFAARGGQYAVAMLVSARGTGSGHGVVLGWAERAALCVVLIGGWQIWPLLLVAVIAVKGLYMGVSFARRDTGGRARLLLGSGISLAWGLAVAVPLALVMPMMQ, from the coding sequence ATGGCAGCCTATACCTTTGCCGCATTGTTTCTTGCCCATGTCATCGCGGACTACGTGCTGCAAACCACGTGGATGGTCGTCAACAAAAAGCGCCCCATCGCCATGGCCGCCCATATCGGGCTTGTCCTCGGGACGATGTGCGCCACAACGCTGACGCTGAACCCGTGGTTTCTGGCATTGGCCGCGCTGCATCTGTGGATCGACATCATCAAGACCTATGCCATGCCCGAGGGTCTGGGCGCTTACGTGGCCGACCAAGTGCTCCACGTCGCCTCCATTGCCGGGATCGCGCTGCTGGCCCCGCAGATCTGGCCGATGAGCCCGCTGGCCGATGTCGATAACCTGCCGCTTTATTACATGATCATCGGTGGCGTGCTGTTTGCGGCGCGCGGCGGACAATATGCGGTGGCGATGCTGGTCAGCGCGCGTGGCACGGGCTCGGGTCACGGGGTCGTGCTGGGATGGGCCGAGCGTGCGGCGCTGTGTGTGGTGCTGATCGGCGGCTGGCAGATCTGGCCCCTTCTTCTGGTGGCCGTGATCGCCGTGAAGGGCCTCTATATGGGCGTCAGCTTTGCGCGCCGTGACACGGGCGGTCGCGCGCGCCTGCTTCTTGGGTCTGGTATCAGTCTGGCCTGGGGCCTTGCGGTCGCCGTGCCGCTGGCCCTCGTGATGCCGATGATGCAGTGA
- a CDS encoding class I SAM-dependent methyltransferase, with amino-acid sequence MKNWDELAAPWLRAEARMEAAHAPVLEAMLARADLRTGLRVLDIGIGSGLSTARAVDAVGQGGLVTGVDVAPPFVARTAERVPSDVTLLAADAETHDFGGAGFERAISIFGTMFFDETVGAFANIRRAMAPGGRFTFAAWAPPASNPWLSIGGQAVTAILGPPDPRPDPNAPGPFRFALPDTALDALAASEWQAEVETLDLTLTPTGTPDEITATQMELGIAARRIAEEDADAEDTEAIFDTIASRFRQMQNKAGAVLVPARVHIFTATA; translated from the coding sequence ATGAAAAACTGGGATGAATTGGCCGCTCCTTGGCTGCGCGCCGAGGCACGGATGGAGGCGGCGCATGCCCCGGTTCTGGAGGCGATGCTGGCGCGCGCCGATCTGCGCACGGGTCTACGTGTGCTCGACATCGGGATCGGCAGCGGGCTGAGCACGGCGCGCGCCGTCGATGCCGTGGGGCAGGGCGGGTTGGTCACGGGGGTTGATGTGGCCCCGCCGTTCGTGGCGCGCACCGCAGAGCGTGTGCCAAGTGATGTGACGCTGCTGGCGGCGGATGCTGAAACCCATGATTTCGGCGGTGCCGGGTTTGAACGCGCCATCTCCATCTTCGGGACCATGTTCTTTGACGAAACGGTCGGCGCCTTTGCCAACATTCGCCGTGCCATGGCTCCGGGCGGGCGGTTCACATTCGCCGCCTGGGCCCCCCCGGCGAGCAATCCCTGGCTTAGCATTGGCGGACAGGCGGTGACGGCGATCCTTGGGCCGCCGGACCCACGCCCCGATCCCAATGCGCCCGGTCCCTTTCGCTTCGCACTGCCCGATACCGCACTGGACGCTTTGGCCGCCAGCGAGTGGCAGGCCGAGGTTGAGACGCTGGACCTGACCCTGACCCCCACTGGGACCCCCGATGAGATCACGGCCACGCAGATGGAACTTGGCATCGCGGCCCGGCGCATCGCCGAGGAAGACGCAGATGCGGAGGACACAGAGGCCATTTTTGACACCATCGCATCGCGCTTCCGGCAGATGCAGAACAAGGCAGGGGCGGTCCTCGTGCCCGCGCGCGTGCATATCTTTACCGCCACGGCCTGA
- a CDS encoding LysR family transcriptional regulator — translation MWDDLALFSAVARHGSLTAAATQTDSSAATLSRRMKALEAAMDRPLFLHGRDGYALTAEGRELLQRTERMEAAAADIESWRNQGPGKRRVRISAGSWTSDLLARHLADFWQPDFNWVPEFLHCERDMDIARRQIDIGVRNHKPDQPWLAGRRTGEVNFAPFARDTSVTEWIGAAGDRATLPSARWVDENQSDHIVTRANDAHLAMAMACAGIGRVVLPTFVGASARTLVQVGEPIEALRSEQWLVCHHEGRHDPPVRHALTALAQFLTSS, via the coding sequence ATGTGGGATGACCTGGCGCTTTTCTCGGCCGTGGCCCGGCACGGCAGCCTCACCGCGGCCGCCACCCAGACGGACAGCAGCGCGGCGACCCTCAGCCGCCGCATGAAGGCGCTAGAGGCTGCAATGGACCGCCCGCTCTTCCTGCATGGACGCGACGGCTATGCCCTGACCGCCGAGGGACGGGAGTTGTTGCAGCGCACCGAGCGGATGGAGGCCGCCGCCGCCGATATCGAATCCTGGCGCAATCAGGGACCGGGCAAGCGCCGCGTCCGGATCTCTGCCGGATCTTGGACGTCGGACCTTCTGGCGCGGCATCTGGCTGACTTCTGGCAACCCGACTTCAATTGGGTGCCCGAGTTTCTGCATTGTGAGCGCGATATGGACATCGCCCGGCGGCAAATCGACATCGGCGTTCGCAATCACAAACCCGATCAGCCCTGGCTGGCGGGGCGACGCACCGGAGAGGTCAACTTCGCCCCTTTCGCCCGCGACACCAGTGTCACGGAATGGATCGGGGCTGCGGGCGACCGTGCGACCCTGCCATCCGCGCGCTGGGTCGATGAAAATCAGTCCGATCACATCGTCACCCGCGCCAATGACGCGCATCTGGCGATGGCCATGGCCTGCGCGGGGATCGGGCGCGTTGTATTGCCGACTTTCGTGGGCGCGTCCGCCAGAACGCTGGTCCAGGTGGGCGAGCCGATTGAGGCGCTTCGGTCCGAGCAGTGGCTGGTCTGCCACCACGAGGGTCGCCATGATCCGCCTGTGCGCCATGCGTTGACGGCGTTGGCGCAGTTTCTAACGAGCAGCTAG